The genomic stretch ACAAAACCCTAAATTTAAATTGTTCCATCAAAGTAAGCATATAATCAGTTTCTTCACCAGCACCTAAATTATAAGGCGAACCAATCCCCATACATTCATCAAAGGTTACACTTTTTTCATATTTGTAAAACATCGTATAGGAAATAGCAGCACAGCGTTTTACAGCAGTGATTTCAGCTTCCTTAGATGGAAATACAGAAGTTAGAACACCTTGTTCATTCATTCCTTTTCCAGAAACAGCTTGATATACCCCCTCCTGCAGAACTGCCAAAGCTTTTTTTAATGTATCTGGTTCATACCAGCAATCATCATCTGGAAAACAAACAAATTTTCCTTCAACCAAAGACAAACCTAAATTGCGCGCATGGGATAAGGAACAATGTTCCGTTTTTACATAAGTGAATTTAATTAGAGGATTAAGATTATCGAAAGCAGACTTATTATCTTCTTGATCAATAAAAATTAACTGCAGTTGGCTAAAATCAACACCTTGTTGCAAATTCAGGGAATTGACAAACCGAACTAGTTCGTCCTTTCGGTTCTGAGAAGTCTGAATTAAAGATAGTAGCATAAAAGTCCTTACTTTGCAAAATGTCTATGCAGAAAATCTCTATAAGTAATCCCAAGCATTGCACAAACCTTTTTTTCGAGTCTACAATACCAAGGCAACCAGGTTCCTGCAAAATGGTGAATAGAATAAGTTCTATCTGTTTTTTCAATTTTCCCAGTAGCGTAGGACTTCGGACTAAAGAAGTCAAACGGAAAAACAGGAAGATTATTTTCCATCGCCAACTTAGCTTCTTCCACGGTTTCTACCGATTTTAAAGAAAAATTGTTTTCTATTAAACAATCCCTAATTACCGCCGGCAACACACGTGTATTGAAAGAGCCGTCTTCATTCACAAAATGTTTATTTTCATAATGGTCTAGGCAAGCTTTTACCCAGCAACTTTCTTTTTCAGCCCCAAATGCAGCTACTTCCAGGCGTCCATCCTTGGAATTTTCATAGCAGAGCATAGTATTAAGGGACTCAAACTCATTAAATGACTTGAGAACTTCAACATCCATATCCAAATAAACGCCACCACAAGTGTACAAAGCGTACAACCTAATATAATCCGCTGCAAAGGCAAACTTTCGATTATCAAAAGCTTCATCAACCCAAGCAGATTTGCCCCTTGGGAAACGCTCAAAATTCCAAAGAATTACATCATAATCAGGTAGATGTTTTTTCCAGGATTCCATGCATTTTTGTAAATCTGCCGGAATGGGATCGTTGCTAAGCCAACAATAATGGATAATTTTAGGAATCATTTCAGTTCTCTTACAAATCATTCATGTTTACATTTTTT from Fibrobacter sp. encodes the following:
- a CDS encoding glycosyltransferase family 2 protein, with translation MQQGVDFSQLQLIFIDQEDNKSAFDNLNPLIKFTYVKTEHCSLSHARNLGLSLVEGKFVCFPDDDCWYEPDTLKKALAVLQEGVYQAVSGKGMNEQGVLTSVFPSKEAEITAVKRCAAISYTMFYKYEKSVTFDECMGIGSPYNLGAGEETDYMLTLMEQFKFRVLYKPELIVHHPTQTDVYDKPYLLKKFYSYSRGGGFLMQKHQFPLSYKLRQYGRPFAGMFVHFLKGDFFGSKKSFFMFKGKLEGFFFKVPFDGK
- a CDS encoding glycosyl transferase, translated to MIPKIIHYCWLSNDPIPADLQKCMESWKKHLPDYDVILWNFERFPRGKSAWVDEAFDNRKFAFAADYIRLYALYTCGGVYLDMDVEVLKSFNEFESLNTMLCYENSKDGRLEVAAFGAEKESCWVKACLDHYENKHFVNEDGSFNTRVLPAVIRDCLIENNFSLKSVETVEEAKLAMENNLPVFPFDFFSPKSYATGKIEKTDRTYSIHHFAGTWLPWYCRLEKKVCAMLGITYRDFLHRHFAK